Proteins co-encoded in one bacterium genomic window:
- a CDS encoding agmatine deiminase family protein, with the protein MPAEWEPQEAMWLAWPHRESSWPGLLPVIPNIYAQIVKALMPHQKVRVLVRDEELRGQAEETLRHFSAYNENVELIVIPTDDSWMRDCGPIFVRRPAADGGFELAAIDWEFNTWGDKYPPYGLDNQVPTKIAEMYGFPMWSPGIVMEGGSIDVNGRGTLMTSEACLLNPNRNPHLTREQIEEYLKAYLGVRHILWLGDGIVGDDTDGHIDDLTRFVDPTTVVTVIEENPADENYDILQENLRRLRGMRDQDGRPLLVETLPMPSPVIYEDTRLPASYANFLIANDVVLVPTYECANDVRALQTMKRLFPHREIVGIPCSELVWGLGALHCISQQQPRAKVASDK; encoded by the coding sequence ATGCCGGCCGAATGGGAGCCCCAGGAGGCCATGTGGCTGGCGTGGCCGCACCGCGAGTCTTCGTGGCCCGGACTGCTGCCGGTGATTCCAAACATCTATGCACAGATCGTGAAGGCCCTGATGCCGCACCAGAAGGTTCGTGTTCTCGTGCGCGACGAAGAACTGCGTGGCCAGGCCGAAGAGACACTGCGCCACTTCAGTGCGTACAACGAGAACGTGGAACTGATCGTCATTCCGACGGATGATTCGTGGATGCGCGATTGCGGACCAATCTTTGTTCGCCGTCCGGCGGCCGATGGAGGTTTCGAACTTGCTGCGATCGATTGGGAGTTCAACACGTGGGGCGACAAGTACCCGCCGTATGGGCTCGACAATCAGGTCCCCACAAAAATCGCCGAGATGTACGGATTCCCGATGTGGTCGCCCGGGATCGTAATGGAAGGCGGCTCGATCGATGTGAACGGTCGCGGAACTCTGATGACCAGCGAGGCGTGTTTACTGAACCCGAATCGCAATCCGCACCTGACGCGAGAGCAGATCGAGGAGTACCTGAAGGCCTACCTGGGAGTGCGACACATCCTCTGGCTCGGCGATGGAATCGTCGGCGACGATACGGACGGGCACATTGACGATCTCACTCGCTTCGTCGACCCCACGACAGTTGTAACCGTGATCGAGGAGAATCCCGCGGATGAGAACTATGACATCCTGCAGGAGAACCTGCGTCGACTGCGCGGTATGCGAGACCAGGACGGCCGCCCGCTGCTCGTGGAGACGCTGCCCATGCCTTCGCCCGTCATCTACGAAGACACGCGCCTGCCGGCCAGCTACGCGAATTTCCTGATCGCAAACGACGTCGTCCTGGTGCCGACTTATGAATGTGCGAATGATGTGCGGGCGCTGCAGACGATGAAGCGCCTCTTCCCGCATCGAGAGATCGTCGGTATCCCGTGTTCGGAACTCGTGTGGGGACTCGGCGCGCTACACTGCATCTCGCAGCAGCAGCCTCGGGCGAAAGTGGCGAGTGACAAGTGA
- a CDS encoding AAA family ATPase, which translates to MIIVVMGVTGCGKTTLGRALAARLVIPFHDADDHHPETNLQKLRRDEPLDDADREDWLRIVASHIAEWKADAGAVLACSALKEAYRNVLREADSHIHLVYIECTRETIDARLRHRKGHSLVGRFDRIIEGQFRDLEPPRDAIRVSCLSSVEAAVEEVLGHLNT; encoded by the coding sequence ATGATCATCGTTGTGATGGGAGTGACCGGTTGCGGCAAGACCACGCTTGGTCGAGCGTTAGCAGCGCGGCTGGTCATTCCCTTTCACGACGCCGACGATCACCATCCAGAAACCAACCTCCAGAAGTTGCGCCGCGATGAGCCTCTCGATGATGCAGACCGGGAGGATTGGTTGCGCATAGTCGCGAGCCATATCGCGGAGTGGAAGGCCGACGCGGGAGCCGTGCTGGCCTGTTCCGCCCTGAAGGAAGCGTACCGCAACGTCCTGCGCGAAGCAGATTCACATATTCATCTTGTCTACATCGAGTGTACGAGAGAAACGATCGATGCGCGACTTCGCCATCGGAAGGGACACAGTCTGGTCGGGCGATTCGACCGAATCATCGAGGGGCAATTCCGCGATCTGGAGCCGCCGCGCGACGCTATTCGAGTGTCGTGTCTCTCCTCAGTTGAAGCTGCCGTGGAAGAAGTCCTGGGGCATCTGAACACATGA
- a CDS encoding cyclic 2,3-diphosphoglycerate synthase: MRKQKVIIMGAAGRDFHNFNTYYRNNDNFEVIAFTATQIPDIDGRVYPPSMAGELYPKGIPIEAEANLPKLIREHDIDLVALSYSDLPHQYVMEKSSLVNACGADFVLLGPRHTMVKSKLPVIAITAVRTGCGKSQTTRRVLDILRERGKKVISIRHPMPYGGDLEKQKVQRFADYSDLDKHECTIEEREEYEPHIDRQAVIYSGADYEAIVREAEKEGCDVILWDGGNNDFPFYKPDLWITVVDPHRAGHELTYYPGMVNLLASDVIVINKEDTADYDAIREVRANIAKYNPNAVVIDGASPILVDDAHTLKGKRVLVVEDGPTVTHGEMRFGAGHVAAQRFGAGEIIDPRPFAVGSIVDTFAKYSHLEHVLPAMGYGQKQMKELEETINASDAEIVVIGTPIDLRRIIKINKPAVRVRYELQEIGKPDLEDVLGDFLK; the protein is encoded by the coding sequence GTGCGTAAACAGAAGGTTATCATCATGGGAGCCGCCGGACGCGACTTCCACAATTTCAACACGTACTACCGCAACAACGACAATTTCGAAGTCATCGCCTTCACTGCCACCCAGATTCCCGATATCGATGGGCGTGTCTATCCGCCGTCGATGGCCGGCGAACTCTATCCCAAGGGCATCCCGATCGAGGCCGAGGCCAACCTGCCGAAGCTGATCCGCGAGCACGATATCGACCTCGTGGCTCTCTCGTACAGCGACCTGCCGCATCAGTACGTGATGGAGAAGTCGTCGTTGGTGAATGCCTGCGGAGCGGACTTTGTGCTGCTCGGGCCGCGCCACACGATGGTGAAGTCGAAACTGCCCGTGATCGCCATCACCGCGGTCCGCACAGGTTGCGGCAAGAGTCAGACGACGCGCCGCGTTCTCGATATTCTACGCGAGCGTGGGAAGAAGGTGATCTCGATTCGCCATCCTATGCCGTACGGTGGCGACCTGGAGAAGCAGAAGGTCCAGCGGTTCGCCGATTACTCCGATCTCGATAAGCACGAGTGCACGATCGAGGAGCGCGAAGAATACGAACCGCACATCGATCGCCAGGCCGTGATTTACTCGGGCGCGGATTATGAGGCGATCGTTCGCGAAGCCGAGAAGGAAGGCTGCGATGTGATCCTGTGGGACGGCGGCAATAACGACTTCCCCTTCTACAAGCCAGACCTGTGGATCACCGTCGTCGATCCGCATCGTGCTGGCCATGAGTTGACCTACTACCCGGGCATGGTGAATCTACTGGCCTCCGATGTGATCGTGATCAACAAGGAAGACACAGCGGACTACGACGCGATTCGGGAAGTGCGTGCGAACATTGCAAAATACAATCCCAACGCAGTCGTCATCGACGGTGCGTCGCCGATTCTCGTGGACGATGCACACACCCTGAAGGGCAAGCGCGTTCTAGTGGTCGAAGATGGTCCGACCGTCACGCATGGTGAGATGCGTTTTGGCGCCGGTCACGTTGCGGCACAGCGCTTTGGCGCCGGCGAGATCATCGATCCTCGCCCCTTCGCCGTGGGTTCGATTGTCGACACGTTCGCGAAGTACAGTCACCTCGAACATGTTCTGCCGGCAATGGGCTACGGCCAGAAGCAGATGAAGGAACTGGAAGAAACGATTAATGCATCCGACGCAGAGATCGTCGTGATCGGCACCCCGATCGATCTGCGCCGTATCATCAAGATTAATAAGCCCGCTGTCCGCGTTCGTTATGAACTGCAGGAAATCGGCAAGCCAGATCTGGAAGATGTCCTGGGCGACTTCTTGAAGTAA
- a CDS encoding CAP domain-containing protein: protein MTFRPLGRICTIFFAAAATVVSAEAPDVILGSAPIIENPPEASAADSIARDGGISVDNQNRAAVIQFYYTYYVGTADVPANWTGSVASCDPGTVDAAYQDATMKRINYYRAMVGLPGNVTLRSDLSSKADDMAVMISANENEPLNHAPPTSWTCWTQDGYDAAQRSNLVRGADGVAAIDGYMEDHGAGNTYVGHRRWTLYPRSLTMGVGDAPTGTISPPRAGCLWVIVPEDFGSRPASPEWVSWPPPGYVPYQVINAKNGSTSRWSFSMYSADFTNAGVMMDREGTNVPVTVQPIYPEFGSSTIVGDNTIVWEFSETDFTTSTDVEYNIHITNVVDQYGATRNFNYTVTIIDASGTPPGAPSGWMGH, encoded by the coding sequence ATGACTTTCCGACCATTGGGCCGAATCTGCACGATCTTCTTTGCTGCTGCAGCGACTGTTGTTTCAGCCGAAGCACCGGATGTGATTCTCGGGTCGGCGCCAATCATCGAGAATCCCCCCGAAGCCTCCGCCGCAGATTCCATTGCCCGCGATGGAGGAATCTCCGTCGACAATCAGAATCGTGCGGCCGTCATCCAATTCTACTACACCTATTACGTCGGAACGGCAGACGTCCCCGCCAATTGGACGGGCAGCGTTGCTTCCTGCGATCCGGGAACCGTGGATGCGGCCTACCAGGATGCAACGATGAAACGAATTAACTACTATCGTGCGATGGTCGGCCTGCCTGGAAACGTCACTCTGCGTTCGGATCTCAGTTCCAAGGCCGACGACATGGCAGTGATGATCAGCGCGAACGAGAATGAGCCACTCAACCATGCGCCGCCTACATCCTGGACCTGCTGGACGCAAGACGGTTACGACGCCGCCCAACGTTCCAATCTCGTCAGAGGTGCCGACGGGGTCGCCGCCATTGATGGATATATGGAAGATCACGGCGCCGGCAATACCTACGTCGGGCACCGCAGATGGACTCTGTATCCCCGTTCATTGACGATGGGAGTCGGAGATGCGCCGACCGGGACGATATCTCCACCGCGCGCAGGTTGTCTTTGGGTGATTGTGCCGGAGGACTTCGGTTCGCGTCCCGCGTCTCCAGAGTGGGTCTCGTGGCCACCGCCGGGATACGTCCCGTACCAGGTTATCAACGCGAAGAATGGAAGCACATCGCGCTGGTCCTTTTCAATGTACTCCGCCGACTTCACAAACGCCGGTGTGATGATGGACCGGGAGGGCACAAACGTCCCGGTGACCGTTCAGCCAATTTATCCGGAATTCGGTTCGAGCACGATCGTCGGTGATAACACAATCGTGTGGGAATTCTCGGAGACCGACTTCACGACCTCCACGGACGTGGAGTACAACATCCACATCACGAACGTGGTCGATCAATACGGAGCTACACGGAACTTCAATTACACGGTGACCATCATCGATGCGTCCGGGACTCCTCCGGGCGCTCCGAGTGGCTGGATGGGGCACTGA